A genomic segment from Candidatus Brocadia sinica JPN1 encodes:
- a CDS encoding MBL fold metallo-hydrolase RNA specificity domain-containing protein — translation MLRLKPLIKAIAYNQPIQVAPGIQARLVDAGHVIGSASVELTVDEDGKKTIVVFSGDLGPRGAPLLNDPVPFERADAVIMESTYGDRNHRSLHETAIEVRKIIAKAIEEKAKILVPIFAVGRTQLLLYLLAGAFRNKTLPRFPIYLDSPLAIEATKIYGKHNELFDQEAQTMAKSGDLRENLQNAKYCPTTEDSKALNDVKGPCMIMAGSGMCTGGRIMHHLRHNLHRPETAVLIVGYQSPGTLGRQLVDGKESVSIFGEEVAVRASIHTMGGFSAHAGQGDLLKWFSVVVPSRPRVIITHGENRVRKIFSELICSQHGLRPVCPNLGDMIEI, via the coding sequence GTGCTTCGTCTGAAGCCTTTGATCAAGGCGATTGCCTATAATCAGCCGATTCAAGTCGCTCCGGGTATTCAGGCGCGTCTAGTCGATGCCGGGCACGTGATTGGTTCTGCCAGTGTCGAGCTGACCGTGGATGAAGACGGTAAAAAGACGATCGTGGTCTTCTCCGGTGACCTGGGGCCACGCGGGGCACCCCTGCTGAACGATCCCGTTCCCTTTGAACGCGCCGACGCGGTTATCATGGAGTCCACCTATGGGGATCGGAATCACCGGTCACTGCACGAGACTGCTATCGAGGTACGAAAAATAATCGCAAAAGCGATTGAAGAGAAGGCCAAAATTCTCGTTCCCATATTTGCCGTTGGACGGACACAATTACTGCTCTATCTCCTGGCAGGGGCATTCCGCAACAAAACGCTGCCGCGATTTCCGATTTATCTCGACAGCCCGCTGGCGATCGAGGCGACGAAAATTTACGGCAAACATAACGAACTGTTTGACCAGGAGGCTCAGACCATGGCCAAATCCGGCGATCTGCGCGAGAATCTCCAGAACGCGAAGTACTGTCCCACCACCGAAGATTCCAAGGCGCTCAATGATGTGAAAGGTCCGTGCATGATCATGGCCGGCAGCGGCATGTGCACCGGCGGGCGGATCATGCACCATCTGCGGCACAATCTGCACCGTCCGGAGACGGCCGTCCTGATCGTTGGATATCAATCGCCCGGAACCCTTGGGCGACAACTCGTGGATGGCAAGGAATCGGTCTCGATCTTTGGCGAAGAAGTAGCCGTACGCGCATCGATCCACACTATGGGAGGATTCAGCGCCCATGCCGGACAAGGCGATCTGCTGAAATGGTTCTCTGTCGTTGTGCCTTCACGGCCCCGCGTGATAATCACCCATGGTGAAAACCGGGTACGCAAAATATTTTCAGAGCTTATCTGTTCACAGCATGGCTTGCGGCCAGTGTGCCCCAATCTGGGCGATATGATTGAAATTTGA
- a CDS encoding phosphoketolase family protein: MENPLTNKELELMNAYWRACNYLSVGMIYLKDNPLLREPLKPEHVKHRLLGHWGASPALSFVWVHLNRMIVKHDLNVIFVAGPGHGAPGVLGPAYLEGTYSEIYPDKSEDAEGMQKFFKQFSFPGHIGSHVTPETPGSIHEGGELGYSLSHAYGMALDNPDLIVACVVGDGEAETGPLATAWHSNKFINPVRDGAVLPILNLNGYKIANPTILARISHQELEALFVGYGYKPYFVEGSDPVEMHKKMAATLEETIGEIRAQQKKARESNNPFRPRWPMIVLRSPKGWTGPKEIKGHKVEGFWRSHQVPFADVRDNPANAKLLEDWMRSYKPEELFDAGGKLVPELKALAPRGNQRMSANPHANGGLLRKELKLPDFRKYAVEVSSRGTVQYENTKPLGEYLRDVMKNNMTSFRVFGPDETASNRLQAIYEVSKKTWMADMLPEDADGGELARDGRVMEMLSEHTLIGWLEGYLLTGRHGFFHTYEAFAHVIDSMFNQHAKWLDICKNHVPWRASVASENILLSSTVWRQDHNGFSHQDPGFIDLVTNKSPSVTRIYLPPDANTLLAVADHCLRSTNYINVIVADKQKHLQFTTIDEAIVHCAKGLGIWARASTDAGEEPDVILASCGDVATMEALAAAAILREKAPDLKLRFVNVVDLFKLQPASEHPHGSTDREFDSLFTTDKPIIFNFHGYPWLIHKLSYRFKGHDNLHVRGYKEKGNINTPLELAMLNETSRFHLVIDIIDRVPKLRTKAAHLKEQMKNAIIDNLRYAHEHGTDRPEIANWTWPY, encoded by the coding sequence ATGGAAAATCCATTAACGAATAAAGAGCTGGAACTGATGAACGCCTATTGGCGGGCGTGTAATTACCTTTCCGTAGGCATGATCTATCTCAAGGACAACCCGCTGCTCAGGGAGCCCTTGAAGCCAGAGCATGTGAAGCACCGGCTGCTCGGTCACTGGGGCGCGAGTCCTGCGCTATCTTTTGTTTGGGTACATCTTAACCGGATGATCGTCAAGCATGACCTCAACGTGATTTTCGTGGCCGGGCCTGGCCACGGTGCGCCCGGAGTGCTGGGGCCGGCATATCTTGAAGGCACTTACTCAGAGATATATCCGGACAAGAGCGAAGATGCGGAAGGGATGCAGAAGTTCTTTAAGCAGTTCTCCTTCCCCGGCCATATTGGAAGCCACGTCACTCCGGAAACTCCTGGCTCCATCCACGAGGGCGGAGAACTTGGCTACAGTCTCTCGCATGCCTACGGCATGGCGCTCGACAACCCGGATCTCATCGTCGCCTGCGTGGTGGGTGACGGCGAGGCGGAAACCGGACCTCTTGCTACAGCGTGGCATTCCAACAAGTTCATCAATCCGGTGCGCGACGGCGCTGTGCTGCCGATCCTGAACCTCAATGGATACAAGATCGCCAACCCAACAATCCTTGCACGAATCAGCCACCAGGAGCTGGAGGCGTTGTTTGTCGGCTATGGCTATAAGCCCTATTTTGTGGAAGGAAGCGACCCTGTGGAGATGCATAAGAAGATGGCCGCCACGCTGGAAGAGACCATCGGCGAGATCCGTGCCCAGCAGAAAAAGGCAAGGGAATCGAATAACCCCTTCCGTCCTCGCTGGCCCATGATCGTGTTGCGTTCCCCCAAGGGCTGGACCGGACCGAAGGAGATCAAAGGACATAAGGTGGAGGGCTTCTGGCGTTCGCATCAGGTGCCCTTTGCCGACGTGCGCGACAATCCGGCGAATGCAAAGCTTCTGGAAGACTGGATGCGCAGCTACAAGCCCGAGGAACTGTTCGATGCGGGCGGCAAGCTCGTGCCAGAACTCAAGGCTCTGGCGCCGAGGGGGAATCAGCGCATGAGCGCTAACCCTCATGCCAACGGCGGGCTCCTGCGCAAGGAACTCAAGCTTCCCGATTTTCGCAAATACGCTGTAGAAGTGTCTTCCCGCGGTACAGTGCAATACGAGAACACCAAACCCCTCGGCGAGTATCTGCGCGACGTGATGAAAAACAACATGACGAGCTTCCGTGTATTTGGCCCGGACGAGACCGCATCTAACCGGCTCCAGGCTATCTACGAGGTGAGCAAGAAGACCTGGATGGCAGATATGTTGCCGGAGGATGCTGACGGCGGCGAGCTCGCTCGTGATGGCCGCGTTATGGAGATGCTTTCCGAGCATACACTCATTGGCTGGCTGGAAGGATATCTGCTTACAGGGCGCCACGGGTTTTTTCATACCTATGAAGCCTTTGCCCACGTCATCGATTCCATGTTCAACCAGCACGCCAAATGGCTGGACATCTGCAAAAACCACGTGCCGTGGCGGGCCTCGGTCGCTTCAGAGAATATTTTGCTGTCGTCCACGGTCTGGCGTCAGGACCACAACGGTTTTTCTCATCAGGACCCTGGATTCATTGACCTTGTTACCAACAAGAGCCCATCGGTCACGCGTATCTATCTGCCGCCCGACGCCAATACGCTCTTAGCCGTCGCCGATCACTGCCTGCGCAGCACCAACTATATAAACGTCATCGTTGCCGATAAGCAGAAGCATCTGCAGTTTACTACCATAGATGAGGCAATCGTTCACTGTGCCAAGGGCCTCGGCATTTGGGCGAGGGCAAGCACGGATGCGGGCGAAGAGCCGGATGTAATTTTAGCTTCCTGCGGCGACGTTGCCACTATGGAGGCGTTAGCCGCAGCCGCTATCTTGCGCGAGAAGGCGCCTGATCTGAAGCTGCGCTTCGTCAATGTGGTGGATCTATTCAAGCTGCAGCCGGCATCTGAGCACCCACACGGATCAACGGATCGAGAATTCGACAGCCTGTTCACCACAGACAAGCCCATCATTTTTAACTTCCACGGCTATCCGTGGCTCATCCATAAGCTCTCGTACCGTTTCAAGGGACATGATAACCTGCACGTGCGTGGTTACAAGGAAAAGGGCAACATCAATACTCCGCTCGAACTGGCGATGCTGAATGAAACCTCGCGTTTCCATCTGGTCATCGACATAATTGATCGGGTGCCGAAGTTGCGCACGAAGGCCGCACATTTGAAGGAGCAAATGAAGAATGCCATTATTGATAACCTGCGATACGCGCACGAGCACGGCACGGACCGGCCGGAGATCGCCAACTGGACCTGGCCGTATTAA
- the fba gene encoding class II fructose-1,6-bisphosphate aldolase, protein MALVSSKKMFQMAYKNGYAIGAFNVNNMEIIQGIIAAVREEKAPVILQISKGAREYASISYLRAIIDIAVKENPDIPVCMHLDHGDTFELCKQCVDDGYTSVMIDASHFPFAENVRLTKKVVEYAHARGVVVEAELGQLGGIEEHVVGISADDVLKHLTDPNQVVEFVEKTGCDSLAIACGTSHGAYKFKTEPKLAFDVIEAVGKKLPGFPLVMHGASSVLPEFKELINKYGGKMPDAMGVPESAISRVAKMAVCKVNIDTDLRMAMTASIRKVFAEKPGEFDPRKYLGPAREAIAGMVKHKLTVLGCAGKAAECC, encoded by the coding sequence ATGGCGCTTGTTTCATCAAAGAAAATGTTTCAGATGGCTTACAAGAATGGCTACGCCATTGGCGCGTTCAATGTCAATAACATGGAGATTATTCAGGGCATCATAGCGGCTGTTAGGGAAGAAAAGGCGCCTGTTATTCTTCAGATTTCAAAGGGGGCCCGTGAATACGCAAGCATAAGTTATCTGAGGGCTATTATTGATATCGCTGTGAAGGAAAATCCTGATATTCCTGTCTGCATGCACCTTGACCACGGCGACACCTTTGAACTGTGCAAGCAGTGTGTTGATGATGGTTATACTTCCGTCATGATCGACGCATCCCATTTTCCTTTTGCAGAGAATGTCAGGCTTACCAAAAAAGTCGTTGAATATGCCCATGCCCGAGGAGTGGTCGTTGAGGCCGAATTAGGCCAGCTCGGCGGTATCGAGGAGCATGTTGTCGGCATAAGCGCTGATGATGTATTAAAGCATCTGACCGACCCGAACCAGGTTGTCGAATTTGTTGAAAAGACCGGTTGCGATTCGCTTGCCATTGCCTGCGGCACAAGTCACGGCGCGTACAAGTTCAAAACCGAACCGAAACTCGCTTTTGACGTAATTGAGGCTGTCGGCAAAAAGCTTCCCGGTTTCCCGCTGGTAATGCACGGGGCAAGCAGTGTTCTGCCTGAGTTCAAGGAATTGATCAACAAGTACGGTGGCAAGATGCCTGATGCGATGGGTGTGCCTGAGAGCGCTATCTCCAGGGTGGCAAAAATGGCGGTCTGTAAGGTCAATATCGATACAGACCTGCGTATGGCGATGACTGCCAGCATACGGAAGGTTTTTGCCGAAAAACCCGGTGAGTTCGACCCTCGCAAGTATCTTGGTCCTGCCAGGGAGGCTATTGCGGGCATGGTAAAGCATAAACTCACTGTTTTGGGTTGTGCAGGAAAAGCCGCCGAGTGCTGTTAA
- the pgi gene encoding glucose-6-phosphate isomerase, translated as MTTHIKPLSKRAAWNALNTHYKKVQSLHLRTLFADDPKRGERMTAEAAGIYLDYSKNRISDETLKLLVQLAGESGLREQIDAMFRGEKINITENRAVLHVALRALRGTSILVDGKNVVPQVHAVLDKMADFSNRVRQGAWKGHTGKSIRNIINIGIGGSDLGPVMAYEALKHYSDRRMTFRFVSNIDGTDFAEAVQDLDPAQTLFIVSSKTFTTLETMTNARTARAWLLKGLSGDEKSIAKHFVAVSTNETEVAKFGIDTANMFGFWDWVGGRYSMDSAIGLSTMLAIGPDNFSAMLSGFHQMDEHFRITPFERNLPVLMALLTIWYTGFFDAHTIAVLPYEQYLKRFPAYLQQLTMESNGKYITLDGIQVDYQTSPVYWGEPGTNGQHSFYQLIHQGTRFIPCDFIAFGTSLNPLGRHHDMLIANVFAQAEALAFGKTAEQVKAEGTPNWLVPHRVFEGNRPSNIIFADRLTPEILGKLVALYEHCVFTQGVIWQIDSFDQWGVELGKVLAQRIIPELESKSEPELAHDSSTNNLIRRYRRNKS; from the coding sequence ATGACAACACACATTAAGCCGCTCAGCAAACGTGCGGCATGGAACGCACTTAACACCCACTACAAAAAAGTTCAATCGCTGCATCTTCGCACGCTTTTCGCCGATGACCCAAAACGCGGCGAGCGTATGACCGCCGAGGCAGCAGGCATCTACCTGGATTACTCGAAAAATCGCATTAGCGATGAAACGCTCAAACTCCTTGTTCAATTGGCTGGGGAATCTGGCCTGCGCGAGCAAATTGACGCCATGTTTCGTGGTGAGAAGATAAACATCACAGAGAACCGGGCTGTTTTGCATGTGGCACTGCGGGCCCTACGAGGGACGTCTATTCTCGTGGATGGCAAAAATGTGGTACCACAAGTTCATGCTGTCCTCGACAAGATGGCTGACTTTTCCAACCGCGTCCGGCAAGGTGCGTGGAAAGGCCATACGGGGAAATCCATACGCAATATCATCAATATCGGCATCGGGGGCTCTGACCTTGGGCCGGTAATGGCTTACGAGGCGCTTAAGCATTACAGCGACCGGCGCATGACGTTCCGGTTCGTTTCCAACATCGACGGCACTGATTTCGCAGAAGCAGTTCAAGACCTCGACCCTGCACAGACTCTTTTTATCGTCTCTTCAAAAACATTCACCACATTAGAGACAATGACGAATGCCCGCACCGCCCGTGCGTGGTTGCTGAAAGGGCTTAGTGGAGATGAAAAGTCCATAGCAAAGCACTTTGTCGCTGTTTCGACGAACGAGACTGAAGTGGCAAAGTTTGGCATTGATACCGCTAATATGTTCGGATTCTGGGATTGGGTCGGCGGGCGGTATTCTATGGATTCTGCGATCGGCCTTTCGACGATGCTTGCCATCGGTCCGGACAACTTCAGCGCAATGCTGAGTGGATTCCATCAGATGGATGAGCATTTTCGTATTACTCCGTTTGAACGAAACCTGCCTGTTCTTATGGCTTTGCTGACCATCTGGTATACCGGTTTTTTTGATGCCCATACTATTGCAGTTTTACCCTACGAACAGTACCTCAAACGTTTTCCGGCATATCTTCAGCAGTTGACCATGGAGAGTAATGGCAAATATATTACCCTTGATGGAATTCAGGTTGACTATCAGACCAGCCCGGTCTACTGGGGCGAACCGGGCACCAACGGCCAGCACTCTTTCTATCAGCTGATTCATCAGGGTACACGATTCATTCCCTGTGATTTCATAGCATTCGGTACATCGCTCAACCCTCTTGGCCGGCACCATGATATGCTGATAGCGAATGTTTTTGCTCAGGCCGAGGCGCTGGCCTTCGGCAAGACGGCGGAACAGGTAAAGGCCGAAGGAACACCAAACTGGCTTGTGCCGCATCGGGTTTTTGAAGGTAACCGGCCGTCGAACATAATCTTTGCGGATCGGCTCACGCCAGAAATACTCGGCAAACTCGTTGCCCTCTATGAGCATTGTGTCTTCACCCAAGGTGTTATCTGGCAGATTGACTCGTTCGACCAGTGGGGTGTCGAACTGGGCAAGGTGCTGGCGCAGCGCATCATCCCTGAACTTGAGAGTAAAAGTGAGCCTGAGCTTGCCCATGACAGTTCGACAAACAACCTGATACGTCGCTATCGCAGGAACAAGTCTTGA
- a CDS encoding glycogen/starch/alpha-glucan phosphorylase, producing MAASTRVSAGKVTESELLKQYGCGPVQFAGTDNGLYERHLIFDNVTDLKVAGAREQFEAFARSVRDVLSQRWIRTEDTYHRANPKRIYYLSMEFLIGRSLANNITNLLLDDLAKQAAGQKHIDLPGLLEQEPDAGLGNGGLGRLAACFLDSMATMQLPAMGYGLRYEYGIFKQSIRDGWQYEQPDNWLRRPDPWEVARLQDMVEVRLNCSFEIHGGSLRVIAGQPASLLGIPFDRPVVGHGGKTINTLRLWVAAAPDYFNFQRFSSGDFVGAFAETLTAESLTRVLYPDDTTSMGQGLRFIQEYFLVACSLADLVRRFQSSNTDWNTLPEKVAIQLNDTHPSMAVPELMRILLDEAHLGWDQAWNITQKTLAYTNHTLLPEALEKWPLVWFEKMLPRLLEIILEINRRLLDDVRAQFAGDEGRVARMSIVEEGTVRKIRMANLAIVGSHSTNGVAAIHSGLLRTMTVKDFAEMFPERFNNKTNGVTPRRWLLLANPMLANTITKSIGDGWTTDFAQVGKLKPLADDKGFRETFLKAKRAAKAQFADWLKSTSGQTVDPDSIFDCQVKRIHEYKRQLLNALRIVVLYNRLRTNPGVDMEPRTFFFAGKAAPAYRLAKVIIKFINNLASTIDGDPAMRGRLKVLFLPDYCVSLAERLIPASDVSNQISTAGYEASGTSNMKFMMNGALTIGTRDGATIEMAEEAGEENFFLFGLTAQQVADSRSWYNPHWHYDNDAETREALDLIFSDHFSRYEPGVFAPLRDTLLNRGDYYMHLADLRSYLEADQRLCDLYADQHGWARKAILNVAGSGKFSSDRTIAEYAADIWKAKPCPVQ from the coding sequence ATGGCAGCATCCACAAGGGTGTCAGCAGGCAAGGTCACTGAATCGGAACTCCTCAAACAATATGGGTGTGGGCCGGTGCAGTTTGCCGGGACGGATAACGGATTATACGAACGGCACCTCATTTTTGACAACGTTACCGATTTGAAAGTGGCCGGCGCACGGGAGCAATTTGAGGCCTTTGCCCGTTCGGTGCGGGATGTCCTTTCGCAGCGATGGATACGCACAGAGGATACGTATCATCGTGCGAATCCGAAGCGCATTTATTATCTTTCCATGGAGTTTCTCATTGGCCGTTCTCTGGCCAACAATATTACGAATCTTCTGCTCGATGATCTTGCCAAACAAGCGGCCGGGCAGAAGCATATTGATTTACCCGGTTTACTCGAACAGGAACCTGATGCAGGCCTGGGGAACGGAGGTCTTGGACGCCTGGCGGCGTGCTTTCTGGATTCGATGGCCACGATGCAGCTGCCGGCCATGGGCTACGGCCTTCGTTATGAGTATGGCATCTTCAAGCAGTCCATCAGGGATGGCTGGCAGTACGAACAGCCGGACAACTGGCTTCGCCGGCCCGACCCATGGGAAGTCGCCCGGCTGCAGGATATGGTTGAGGTCAGGCTGAACTGCTCATTCGAGATACACGGCGGTTCGCTGCGTGTGATTGCCGGTCAGCCTGCCAGTCTGCTCGGTATCCCGTTTGACCGCCCCGTAGTTGGTCATGGCGGCAAGACGATCAATACGCTTCGGCTCTGGGTTGCTGCCGCCCCGGATTATTTTAATTTTCAGCGATTTAGCAGCGGCGACTTTGTCGGCGCTTTTGCTGAGACGCTGACGGCCGAATCGCTCACACGGGTACTGTATCCCGACGACACCACCAGTATGGGACAGGGTTTGCGCTTTATACAGGAGTATTTTCTTGTTGCCTGCTCGCTGGCCGATCTTGTGCGCCGATTCCAGAGCAGCAATACCGATTGGAATACACTTCCTGAGAAGGTTGCCATACAGCTTAACGATACGCATCCGTCGATGGCGGTACCTGAGCTGATGCGCATTCTGCTTGATGAAGCGCATCTCGGTTGGGACCAGGCGTGGAATATCACACAAAAGACTTTGGCGTATACGAACCACACGCTGTTGCCGGAAGCCCTTGAAAAATGGCCGCTCGTGTGGTTTGAAAAGATGCTTCCGCGCCTGTTGGAAATCATTCTTGAAATAAATCGCCGCCTGCTTGATGATGTTCGCGCTCAATTTGCAGGCGATGAGGGGCGTGTTGCCCGTATGAGCATTGTCGAGGAAGGTACCGTACGCAAAATTCGTATGGCCAATCTGGCCATAGTCGGCTCACATAGCACCAATGGCGTGGCCGCGATTCACTCCGGGCTTTTGCGCACGATGACGGTTAAGGATTTTGCCGAAATGTTTCCGGAGCGTTTCAATAACAAAACCAACGGCGTTACGCCGCGTCGGTGGCTACTGCTGGCTAATCCGATGCTGGCAAATACGATTACCAAGTCTATCGGTGACGGCTGGACCACGGATTTTGCTCAAGTGGGCAAGCTCAAACCGCTTGCCGACGACAAAGGTTTTCGTGAAACATTCCTCAAGGCCAAACGTGCAGCCAAGGCGCAGTTTGCCGACTGGCTCAAATCGACCAGCGGTCAGACGGTGGATCCGGACAGCATCTTTGATTGCCAGGTCAAGCGTATCCACGAATACAAACGGCAATTGCTCAATGCGCTGCGCATCGTGGTCCTTTACAACAGGCTGCGCACAAATCCTGGTGTGGACATGGAACCGCGAACGTTTTTCTTCGCTGGCAAAGCGGCGCCTGCCTACCGCCTGGCAAAGGTCATTATCAAATTCATTAACAACCTTGCCAGCACCATTGATGGCGACCCTGCGATGCGCGGCCGGCTCAAAGTCCTGTTCCTGCCGGATTATTGCGTTTCACTCGCGGAGCGACTCATACCTGCCAGTGACGTTTCTAACCAAATTTCTACAGCAGGCTATGAAGCCAGCGGCACGAGCAACATGAAGTTTATGATGAACGGTGCGCTGACAATCGGTACTCGCGACGGCGCGACTATCGAAATGGCAGAGGAAGCGGGCGAGGAAAACTTTTTCCTGTTTGGACTGACTGCTCAGCAGGTAGCTGACAGCCGCAGCTGGTACAATCCGCACTGGCACTATGATAACGACGCAGAGACACGCGAGGCACTGGACTTGATTTTTTCTGACCATTTCAGCCGATATGAGCCGGGTGTTTTTGCGCCGCTGCGCGATACCCTTTTGAACCGAGGTGACTATTATATGCATTTGGCGGACCTCAGGTCCTATCTTGAGGCAGATCAGCGGCTATGCGATTTGTATGCAGATCAGCATGGATGGGCACGCAAGGCCATTCTGAATGTGGCTGGTTCAGGAAAATTTTCAAGTGACCGCACGATTGCAGAGTATGCTGCCGATATCTGGAAAGCAAAGCCATGCCCGGTACAGTAA
- a CDS encoding histidine phosphatase family protein, which translates to MSEELPVIYLARHGETAWSLTGKYTGLTDLPLTERGERNARRLRERLKGIAFAKVFTSPLQRAVRTCELAGFGAVAEVDHDLVEWNYGEYEGHLSSEIHAQHPDWQLFRDGCPGGELPAQAVARADRVIGRVRKVNGNVLIFSSGHFIRVLTVRWLGLEPSVSCSYFMLSTASLSALGYKHDLSHPVIRLWNDDHHIGT; encoded by the coding sequence ATGAGCGAAGAGCTTCCGGTCATTTATCTTGCGAGACATGGTGAAACGGCCTGGAGTCTGACGGGGAAGTATACCGGTCTTACTGATTTGCCGCTGACCGAGCGCGGCGAGCGGAATGCGCGCCGGCTTAGGGAACGCCTGAAAGGTATAGCTTTTGCCAAGGTATTTACCAGTCCGCTGCAGCGAGCTGTGCGGACTTGTGAACTGGCCGGTTTTGGGGCTGTAGCGGAGGTCGATCATGACCTTGTTGAATGGAACTATGGCGAATATGAAGGCCACCTCTCCAGCGAGATACATGCCCAACACCCGGATTGGCAGCTCTTCCGTGATGGCTGTCCCGGAGGAGAATTACCGGCTCAGGCCGTAGCGCGGGCTGACCGAGTAATCGGCAGGGTGCGCAAGGTTAATGGGAATGTGCTGATTTTTTCGAGCGGACATTTTATCAGAGTCCTTACGGTCCGATGGCTCGGACTTGAGCCATCGGTTTCCTGTTCGTATTTCATGCTAAGCACCGCGAGCCTGAGTGCACTGGGTTATAAACATGATCTTTCACATCCGGTGATACGGCTGTGGAATGATGATCATCACATCGGTACATGA